DNA from Oculatellaceae cyanobacterium:
GAATTAATCTTTCTCTAACTGTGTCCCACTTATTTTCTGACCAATTCATTTCTGTAATATCAGTAACAGGAACTTTAATAGGTTGGATAAGAGGAATATAAGCTTCATTAGAACGAACATAAGCAGGATTAATTACGATCGCTTTCCCAGTACCTAATTTCAGAAATTCCGCTGGTTCCAATAAAGAACGCTTTTGGTTCTGCTCGTTAAATGACTTACTGCTACCACTTTTACCCGTACTTCTAGATTTACTCTGAAAATTAATTTGTTGTTCCCCTAAATAATCGGCAAATAACTTAGCACTATGAGGATCTTGAGGATTAAATATAAATTTAGTCGCCGTACCTCCAACAATTGCTTGTGCAAGTTCTTTACCATAAGCTTTTTCTAATTGACTGATATTTTGATAACCTAAAATTCCACAAAAACCATCCTCGCGGTTTTCATTTAACCAATTTACCAATGCTGGTAAATATAAAGTGGGTAACTCGTCAAGAACAACTACTAAAGGATCTTTGCGGGGTGTCGTCCGAGAAACATTGCGGGATACTACCATGTGTAGGATAGCAGCTAACAATGGCCCAACGATATCGCGGTTGTTACGGTCTAAACCAAAAATAATTAGTTGCTTACCATCTAAATCTAGAGGTAAGGTAGTTCGACCGCAGAACGCTCCCACAAAGTCTTTTTTAAGAAAGCGTTGGAATATTCGTTGAGCAGTACCAACTATTGAGGCTACAGTTTTTTGTGAATCCTTAACAGAAATAATCTGTGAAAGCGGACGAGTTGTCCATACTTTTAATTTATCTTTGGAAGCAACTTCTAATCGTGTTGGTAAGTTATTCAAACTCAAGATAGCTTGAGCCATCATAAGGTCGCAATATCTATCATCACCACCCATGAGAATCTTGACTGCTTTAGTTACTAACAAGATACCTTCGATTAAGTTGTCGCCTGCTTCTTCAAAAAATTTATCGCTGGCAGCGTTACCACCACTTTTATCAAAGTTGCGGGAGATAACATTGGACATCTGCCCAGCAGCGATCGCATCTTCTTCATCTTTCAATAAATCTAAGGGGTTACAAACCTCGCTTTCAGGAAATCCTGGTGCAAACACTCGCACTGTATAACCTCGTTTCATCGCATAAGCAACCGCCCGCTTAGTTTGTGCTGGATATTTAAAGTCATACAAGCACATAGGAAACCCTTGATCTAAGGCACTGCGAACTAAAGGATCGATTACACTAAAGGTTTTTCCAGAACCAGCAGCGCCAATTGCGGCGATACCCCTTTGTGCATCTGGTACGTATAAAGTAGGTGTTGAGGAAGAAAATAAACTTGATGGTTTTGATTTGATTAACTGTTTTTTCTGCCACTCTAATAGAAGACGTTTTTGTATTGCTGAGGGCGTGCCAATGTATAAAGCTACATTGTTACGAGTTACCTTTTTCATTTGCTTCTTAGCTTTCCTGGCAGCTTGAGCTTTTTCTTTAGCACCTCCCCAGTAAGAAGTAGCAATCTTACCTTTTTTACTTCTATTTCCTAGTAGCTGTAAAGCTGCAAATAATGCTAGACAGCCTATTAAAGTTATTCCTGTTTGCGATTTCATTGATGCCATTAACTGCTTTTGCATAGGAGCCAAAGGAGATGCCAAAGAAACTGTAGTATAATTATTAGGTGTTTGACTTTCCATGCTTTTAGTTTTTTAAGTCAATTAGTTTGATTGAAGAGTTAATTTGAGTAAATGAATTTCCCGTGTAGCAATAACTCGACTTTTGTAAGTTATTTATTTTGTGAATTGGCTGCAAAATTTCTAAGCAAGGATAGTCATTGATTAATTCTTTAGTTACGCTAATTAAATTAGTGTCACTAGGTAGAAAAGTATTTAATACTAAGTTAATAACTCGCTTGCCAGATAAACTATACCCTACGTACAAACAACCAGCCTGACCGCACAATTGATTGTTGTTGAGATTAAATAAGTAAATTGGTTCTGCTTCTCCTGTAATTTTCAATACTTTCATTTTGTTTATATCTAAAGGTTGATCTTTTGAAAAATGTAAATAATTCTGTTGTACAGCCGTATTTAAGACTGATGTAGGAGCAGATGTAGCTACACTCCAAACGTTTGAAACTGGCGATCGCACGTTGACCAAAACCAAACAAAAAACTATCAAAATTACCAAACTTGCAATGATAACAATGTGTGGAGATACCTTGATTTTGAGGTTGAGAGGAAATATTGTTTTTTTAGTTGTTAATTTATGAAGCATATAAACTAACTCGCATTTATTAATTGTTTGCAGTGGTTTACTAAATTGCTTTCAGTAAACTTGTCAAAAAATATTACGGTAATTGTGTTGATTAAAATTGCTAAATTTTTAAGTTTAATTTTTACAACCTAATGCTGTTACTGATTGTTGATAGTTAGCGGATGTCTTATTACCATAATTGCTAACTGTCATGCCATAAATGTTAGTAGAAGAAGCATCAACTGGAATTGCCATTCCACCAAAATACATTTGGGCAAACCTTTGTACTAAACGTTCTTTTGTACCTTGTTGGTATAGTTTTCCTGTAGTTGGATCGATTTGATGCGAAGCTGCGTCCAATAATTTTATAGCTTGTGCATTAAATAAGTTTTTTTGTTCGGAAGCAGGAAAATATTGAGACATTTCCTGTTCTGCGACCGCAGCGCCGCTATCTAATTTGGCTAAGAATTCTTGTCCTCCAGGTTTGGCAGCAATTAGCGATCGCACATCTTCTCTATAAGACATAAATTGTCTTGCACCCAAAGCGTGTCCGCATTGTCCGGTTGAGTTGCAAACCTTACCACTAACTGAGTTATAGTCACCTTCAAATTCTGGGATAGCAACAGAAAGTGCATCTAATACCACGCCCTGAACCTGTTTTGTACAATCAACTTCCCCATCCAGAAAAGCAAGTGTGTTATTTTTCGTGCCAAGCTTAAAAGTTGATGTTCCAGGGTTGTCTGATGCACCTGTTGATAAAGAAACCTGACTATTACTAGGCTGAGTATTAACTGCACCCAAAAACATCGTGTCTCCTTCACGATAAGTTAGCCAGGGTATAGGTCCAATAAAGTAGGGGGTACATCCCAAATCTACAAACAAAGAACGGCTACAGAACCTAAAAAATAATGCTTGTGAGACAGTTCCTTTTGTTTCTGATATATCCCAAACCACTACTTTAAAAGGTGATTCATCTGTATCATCACCAAATAAAAAACGTCCAGTTGGTTCTAGTCCGCCATTAACGGATGCTAATAAACCATGACCGCCCTGTACCTGCTGATATTTACCGCTAACCCATTGCTTGCCATTGACTTTAGCATTGCCGGATAGCTCGATATGAGCGCAATCATTCTCACAAGCAACGTTAAACCCATCGCGATCGCTACCGGAAATTGTGCGATCGCTTCCGTGTTCAGGAGTAGCAAAAGCGATATCAATCGTGCCTATATCTGTACCTATAGGATTAGGTGGAGCGGGAAACTGCGAAAATGGCACTATATTTAACCCTGGTACTTGTGCAATTTTTACACCTTGCCAATCTTGAAATGAACCAATTGGCGTAGTGTCTAATTCAGGGATGGAATCTACTAAACTATAATTTTCTAGTGGTAACTTATTTAGTGTTATTTCACCCAGGATAGGAGACTGTTGTAAAAGTTCATCTATGGTTTGATTTGAATTGAAACTAGAATCTAATTGACTGGTTAGTAAATGCTCAATCAAACCTACTTGAGAAATTGGTAATTTCCTGATTGAAGGAATAGCATCTAATAAACTAGCTAAAGTTTGCGAGTTTATTAAGCCGAATTCTTTTAAATTAAATTGTGATAAATCTAAACCTGCAAAATCAGCAATCGCTTGTAAATCTAATTTATCTAACTTAAAAGTATTAAAGTCACCCAACGTCATGTATTGGTCTGGAGTTTGACCTGCCGTCCAAGTACGAGATGGGTTGTATCCTAACTGCTCAACCATATTAGGGTTAGCTTCAAAAGAACCACTTTCTTGAATTGCTGGTAATTGTGCAAACGTGATGTTATTGAGATCGGGTAGTAAAGTATTCTGCCAATCAGTTGTCGGAACTAAATTTACTGCTGCCATCACAGAATTATTCGACAGGGCTATCATTTTCAATGGTAATCCTGCTAGCAGCAGTGATAAAAAAATACCTGTAAACAAATAGTATAAATAACGTTGCCAATGATGACAAATCATAGTTTTAATCTCAAAAATGAAGTAACAAATTCTAAACCAGCGAAAAAGTATTTGAGTATTAGAAATTCCTAAAAACTTGATGTGTAATTAAAAGAACGATTACTCTTTATTCAGCGGGTTCATCAACCTTTTGCAACAATATGTTAAAGAGATAATGAGTAAATCATTCCCTTTTCCTACTTAAAGCGTTTTAGTCAAATAAGTATGAACAGGCAGCTAATCGCTCATTCCTAACTCATGTAATCTTTTAACTAAATTCATAGATATGCCTGCTTGTTTAGCAGCTATCTCAACAGATGTACCTGATGCAGTTAAAGACAAAAACTTTTGAATATTTCTGTACAAAGCTTGAGATGTTTTCAAAAACTGATTTTTTATAGCTACTTGTAAACCACAATTGAGAATAACCAAACTAGAAGTAATAGGCGCTGATAATTGAGATTTACGATTGGGTTGATTACCAAAATATTGATGGGATACATAACTTCTTATATTTTGTTTACGCGGTATTATTTCAACAGTATAATATCTAGGTTTAGCTACCTTGATAATCTTGAATAAGTAAACGCGGTTAGCAGAGGTAATAACTGTCAATAGCGAACTATTAGCTTTAGGCAGGTTACGAAACTGTAAAGGATTAATTCGTCGTATATGTAACACGAAAGCACCAGAGCAATTTCTCGCTTCCTGTCTCGTACCTAATCCTGCCAAGCAACCATCAACATCAAGAGTTACAAAGCTAGGATTGTCTAACCAAACTTTTTTAATAGTTTCACCTGTAGCTACAAAACTGAGATTAACTCCCATCCCAGGAGCCAGTTCAATTAATGGCGGTTGTCCCTGCCCTCCTATGGCTTCCGAAACCGAAAGTTGTCGCACGGAAGCATTATTTTTAGCTAAAACTGGTAATCCCGAACCATTATTGCAAAAAGTTAGTCCTAAAGTACAAAAAACTGATGTAATTCCAAGTATCAATTGATTCTTTTTCATATATTTGCAGGAACAACAACTTAAGAATGGCAAACACTCTATGTTGAACAGTTGATTTAACTGTTATTTTTTGGTCTAGATGGAGTAGGAAGTGAAGTTTTAAATTAAGCAATCAAGCTGTAATTTGTGATAACCCTGTACCAACAGCAGATAAATAGATATAGATTGCCAAATAATCCCTTGCCTACTCCCTACAAACAATTACTTCACAGTTCAAAAGAACGGGTAATAACCAACTGTACGCTTTGATTAGCTGGGATATACCAGGTATCAGGACGAGACATTGCCTGCTCAGTAGCTTGTCGGTTGCGGCGCAATATTTCTTGATTTAACGGTTCAAAACCACCTTCTAATATTGCTCCTAGAATATTACGATTTCCACTTCTGCTAATAGTTGTTTGGTTAATACCAACTCCACTAGATGAAGTTGATGTTTCCATATTTGGGCGGTTAAGAACTTCGCCAACTTTAGAAAGAGAACCCAGTACAAAGGTAGTAGCATCACGAGAAACAATTTCCGAGTTTTTATTTCCTGATTTGGATGCCATTAAAGCTTGACCGTTATTACCTCGTAAAGTAATTGCTCCTTCTGGCAAAATGTATTCCTGTCCGTCCATTATTAAGCGAGATACTTTAACAACCGCTACTCCTGAAGCTGATACGCGCTCGATAGTAGCAACAATCTCAGAACCAGAGGGGACAGAGATAGAACCGTCACTATCTGTCAAAGGTTGTGTTAGTTGAACTACAAATTGTTCGGTATCAGCATTTCCCTCTTTACCAAACCAAATCGCAGGTGAAATTAACTTTCCTGTAGCTTTACTCCCTACCATCAACCGCCGTGACTGGGTGCTAGTTAGGAAAGTTTGTTCTTCAG
Protein-coding regions in this window:
- a CDS encoding type IV secretion system DNA-binding domain-containing protein codes for the protein MESQTPNNYTTVSLASPLAPMQKQLMASMKSQTGITLIGCLALFAALQLLGNRSKKGKIATSYWGGAKEKAQAARKAKKQMKKVTRNNVALYIGTPSAIQKRLLLEWQKKQLIKSKPSSLFSSSTPTLYVPDAQRGIAAIGAAGSGKTFSVIDPLVRSALDQGFPMCLYDFKYPAQTKRAVAYAMKRGYTVRVFAPGFPESEVCNPLDLLKDEEDAIAAGQMSNVISRNFDKSGGNAASDKFFEEAGDNLIEGILLVTKAVKILMGGDDRYCDLMMAQAILSLNNLPTRLEVASKDKLKVWTTRPLSQIISVKDSQKTVASIVGTAQRIFQRFLKKDFVGAFCGRTTLPLDLDGKQLIIFGLDRNNRDIVGPLLAAILHMVVSRNVSRTTPRKDPLVVVLDELPTLYLPALVNWLNENREDGFCGILGYQNISQLEKAYGKELAQAIVGGTATKFIFNPQDPHSAKLFADYLGEQQINFQSKSRSTGKSGSSKSFNEQNQKRSLLEPAEFLKLGTGKAIVINPAYVRSNEAYIPLIQPIKVPVTDITEMNWSENKWDTVRERLIRSNCLRVSDEDRRKQFDERRLLAEKLFPVEVEPAAPDTESSDIESKSTSEDIESQTKNNYRRQEETDESLRFEQKTFVEPDVF